The genomic stretch TATGATTTGTTGTTTCtctgattgaagatgaagaagatgaatatgaagAAGGCGATGTTGTTGAAATCGACGATTTCAAAAACGATGCTCTTTTCCTTAACGGTTCCTTTTCAGCTCTTTCTAAGGCCGACTTCACTTTGTCTAGTGTGCACACACTTTGGTAATTGTTCGATGGTAAAGTCGATGAAACGAGTTTCAGGTCTAAACTTGTTTCATCGAATAAATTCAACGCAACATTTGATTGTTGCGATGATGGGAAATTTAGGTCTTGAAATTTTGGTGCAGTTGATTTCATTTCAGAAATTGGTGAAGATGGTAATGTGTTACACCTCTGAATATACACTTTCCCtgactgaaaaaaaaaaaacagagaaaaaatatttaacattaattATCAAATTAATCATGAATTATAATGAAGCATTCTTAATTAATAACAATATAAAAGATTCATTAACTTAGATACAAAAAAAATCTGCAGAATTTAAATTCGACTTTATGAtaaaatttattagaaataaataCATAGTACATGAACGATTATTTGAGTAACTGCAGGCATGCTGTTACATTAAAATGCAAAAGTTTTAAAACACATAaagaaaatttaattttcttataattaaaactataattaaaacaacgaatttttttttttttaaattcaacaaatattttgaaaaagaattttCTTATAGTAGTTCATAAATCTGCTTACTCAAGTAACAAAACAAatttttcaataaatttaaaaatcacCGTAgcaaaaaaaaatacttaaaatatttgaaaacttAATAACAAACCAGCAGAAACCGATATTGTTATGGACCATGCTATCATTAGAATTCAAACTCTGATATTCATGATTATGTGTTAGAATTTTTAGTGGTTATTATCACTTCGTATACGAATAAAAAAATCGAgaacaaaaattgaaaaaaaaaagtaaaatttttagaaatttttcTTGTAACAAACCTGAAGGTCAAGACGTTTTTCCCAGCCAGTAGGAACCTGCAAATCAAGATCTAATTCTTGGGATTCATTTCCGGACCCACCAAGTAAGTCTCTTGTAATCAGAGCCGTTGATTTCTCACCATGAGATTCATTTCCCACCGTTCGATGTTGTTCATCTTTGTATCCATTACCACCACCACCAAGCACACGAATTAGAGAACTAACTTCAGCAGCCATTGCTTTGATTTTTCTAGAGAGAGAAAGTTTCTAGAGAGAGAAAcaagagagagatgaagatgagAAAGAGAAAAGTCTGTGTCCTTCGTGTGTGTGACTGTGAGAGATTTATATATGCCAATAAAGATAGATGGTACGTTATAGTAAAAATTAATGCacataagaaaaaaaaagatagagTATGTTattgtatttaattaatttaattctaataaattgagttatttaaataataatataatgaataattaaatattaattttaataaatattaataattaaatgtttCATTTATTGTCAATGGTATTTATTAAATAGGGTAGTGGAGAGGAGTGGGAAGAGAATTCAAAAAAGGGGTGGCATGTAAGTAAAGGTAGCATTAAATGCATGGAATAGTAGtagacaaattttggtatcttaaTTAGGTAATTTTcactttattatataaaatattattataggggtaataaataaaataatggttCATATTGtatttattgaataataaaaaaagtattgaAAATGAATCTTTAACTTTTAATGGTTTAAAGCTCATAAATGAAGTTTGGACCCTGTGAATGCATGACGTTAGATTTTTGTAATTAAGTTGATAATAAATTTTGGGTAGAATACAGATTTGACACGTACCAAAGTCTTGGAAGTTATACATACTTAGGCACAAGGCTCCACCAATGGTTTGGACCACTAGTAGTTTTTCTTTGTTCTTGCTTATTGTTAATTTTTCTCACCTAATTTTTTAGACTAAATGGAACATTTTTCGTAGAATAAATACATCAAAGTGGTTGAAGATGAGTAGTTAgtaattattgaaattaattatcGAAATTAATACTACTTCCATCCGTTAATGTAGATCTTGTTGGTTAAGTCAAGAGAATTAATAAGGTTTAATTGtattgttttgaatgttttagttcaaataaaagagaattagttttaattttttaatatagtaTTTTTTGTTAAGAAGTTTAATAGTGTTTAAATGTGTGTTTGAAACTACTGATAAGAGTCTAACAAACTCTATCATTTGAAACTATTACATCATATGGTAAATAGAAGTTAGACTAGAGTCAAACACAAATACATTTATATATAATACTCCCCCACAAGATCAATGAGGTTGATCCAacaccaatttgagcttgttctttaagtcttgaAAGGTTGCACTTGAGAGAGGCTTTGTCATGATGTTTGCCAGCTGAGCTGAGGCAGGAACATGCTGAATCTTTAGCCTATTTGCCATAACTCTTTTTCTAACAAAATGTATGTCAAGTTCAGTATGATTTGTTCTAGCATGTAATATAGGATTATGAGACAATAAAGCAGCACTCAAGTTGTCACAAACGAGAGTTCGTAAGAAATACTTGACTTTTAATTCAGCTAGTAAGGATTCTAACCAAAGCAACTCAGAAGTGTCAAGGCCCTATATTCTTCTTCTGCACTTGATCTGGCTACTAAAGTTTGCTTATTCGAGCTCCACGAAATCAGATTTGGACCAATGAAAATGCACATACCAGATGTAGATCTTCTATCATCTGGATCATTTGCCCAGTCAGAATCACTATATGCTCTCAAAGACAGTTCTTGATTAAAGTTTGCAGGAGAAAGCAATAAGCCAAGTatagatgtaacacccttctaaaaccccgcggaataacaaataaaattcagagtaaaacatgaaaagggtattacaacttcaaaatatttaaaacattaagccatgtcatgcctcatgaggaacttcaaaacacattattcagtaatCATGTTAGCACGGCGGAAAATAattcaaaactgaataacataaaacatcggtattcaacatcaagaatttaccgatttaaaacaaacaaaacatcatTCTAACATAAGAAATAATCTATCAAACAATACTAAAAtaaacgtcccccagtgttacaagaccagagcatgacccgacacaACCGAttaaacgaagtaactctacgagttatcttcaccaagcacaagccgctactccttaatctgaaaaatgtcaacagtaagggtgagacatatcacaattaaactatattataagttcataacgaCAAAACATCATAAGCAGATTATTCGCCCAACTGCAACATATTTAGATTATTATTAGATTATCCATCAATAGTTACGAAAAATACAACTGATTACATCACCATGACATAACACTGgaaatcttccaatcatgttataacaacacaAATAACATGCAACGACTTTATGCATACAATTATTATTCACCCGATCATCACATGTATTTCAGATACACAACAGTTAATCAAACACACAACCATTCATATCAAACACATacgaattataacattggacaacttccattcatgttataattatacacaacaacctaatgcaatgcaactaatgcatgtggtaccaatcatgggacgaacccatctcaccgatccaccaccataaagattcggctacttctctcactaattccacacaatgggaattagctaccgctgtcccaccaccataagggatacagcccacaacatgattatgaaatacatgcatcaaccataacatgcacatcatcaacatctaccaacgattcataatcattcatccaTAACACACACAAAGCATACTCATATCACAACCATTGGATAttcaccacaacataatacatttaacacaaaaatatattatcaccacaacaatcaCATAGCCTCTATCAATCATAAATGACATATTACATACAAGACAATCAATGTCATCCTCAACAGCCAccaaaaacaacatctacatttgaTCACTTAAGCCTCATGTATACGTACAATTACCAaatacatatgcaattaagaattatctATGCGATTCTGATATTTACGCACatcaccataattcaacatattgaattatccaccatttGTACAATATGAATTTATCACataataatcacaacaatgcatagaatttatcattcatcaattccatgtatcacaattagcacatagtacacaacaccaatacatatcgttcttaaataacattactccatgacatacacatatacaattacatgttactttcacaaccacataataattaaatcatctagtgctaatcaatttattttcatcaaaaagagcatttcgttagctttctaacCCTTCGAACGGGGACCCAAACAGAgttacggttaaaaagttatgaacATTTGAAGTTCAGCAAAAACTGTCGCGctcagccgtaaccggttacggcatggttggtaaccggttacgccgTGTTAAAAAGCCCAGAAACGCCATTTTtcaagtggtaaccggttacgcatATACCGTAATCGGTTACCACGGTACCAGAAccaaaaaactcatttttaaaaGCATTTCACCTTCCTAACTCACACCAAAACATGCCCAAACATGTATATCATCAAAACAGTGTCAAATTTGACATTCTAACACATTCCTAACATGCTTGGGGTTTATCTAACATCAAGTATACTCCATAATCATCAATTTTATCAAAATCTTCCAAGTTACCCTATAGGtttcaaaaccccaaaacctaacatacatTCAATTGAGATAAACAATATACTAAATCAATTCTATCATTCCCAAACTGATAATATAAGCTAAAaggattagtcaccccttaccttagccaagaaccttgaattattctcttcctcttcttctcccctttcacgttccttctcttttcctcttttgcttctctcttttccttattttcacaatttctctattttataaaaaaataggataattagttagtaaggcctctccattggcacctcccattttactaactacgtcacggcccaataacaataattctcataattcttccaaaaatccaattttaattactaaataatcaaataatttccaaataattaatttaacttaattaaattaatttatgaaattacggAGTGTTACAATAGAAGTGTCAGTTAAGTACCTGAGTATCTTTTTTGCCATACTCTAATGACTATCAAGGGGATTAGCCATGAACTGACAAGCTTTATTGACACTATAAACTATGTCTGGTATTATTAGAGTGATATATTATAAAGCAACTACAACATATTTATACTGAAGAGGATCATGCATATTGTCACTTCCAAACCTGCAGGGTCTACACTAACTTAGCATAAGAGATGGAACTCCATTTGCTACTTCCATGTTAAATTTATTGAGTAGtctttaatatattttgtttgaGTGAGTATAAGAGAGTCATTTGGTTGATACTTGACTTCTAGTCCAAGAAAATATTCAGGTTTCCCAAGTTTCTTGAGACAAAATTGATCATGGAGTTTACTGATCAACTTTAAATCATAAGAGAAGGTGTTATGAGAATATTATCTACGTAGACAAGTACATACAGAGTAATACCTTGGTGATTATCTGTAAATAATGAGTGATCACATTTGCTTGCTATGAATCCAAAGACAATCAAAGTTTGGTGAAGTTTTTCATACCAGGATCAAGGAACCCGTTGAAGGTCATACAAGGCCCTATTCAATTTGCACATAAAGGCTTTGTTCTCATGTTCAAAACCTGGGGCTTGCTGCATATACACTTCCTCTAAAAATGTTCCATTGAGGAATGCATTGTTAATATTTGTTGGACCTCCCATTTGTAGGTCAAAGCCAAGCtgaaaatgacttttattgtAGTTGGCTTAACTACAGGGGAAAATGTGTCATGGTAGTTAAACCCATATTGTTGGTTAAGCCTTTTACCACGAGCCTGGATTTGTGTTTGTTCAAGGTTCCATCAGATTTTTCCTTTATCTTGAACACCCATTTGCTACCTATTTCTTTATCGTGAGAAGGAAGTGTGGTAAGGGTCCAAATTTTGTTGGATACAAGAGTATCATACTCTTGTTGCATAGCCTTTAACCACTGTGGTTGAGCTAATGTTTGCTTCACTGTTGTTGGCTCAGTATGAGCCAAGAAAGCTTTTGGTTTTAAGTTGTCTGTTTTGCCTCTAGTGAGCATAGTATGCTTATTAGTGACTAGGGTTCTTTTATGGTTATCTTGGAAAGAAGTATAAGGAACTCTCTTTGTTGTGGTTTGTAATGGACATAGAGTGATACTCATTATGGAAAGAAACTGTTGTTAaatgccaaaatgtagttattttgtatatatgttttgttgcacttatcgatactttttattAATACCTtcgaataattccccgttttgtgtataaatacgtatactttatgaatagatatattttcatacacttttatactttttgatagttttctactctttttgtaggtattcttgcgtatttggagcatgagcaataaagtgtcgaagacacggcttcaaacgcgcgattttgagcgacggaatcaattcattcggtggttaaggctcaaaatgaggatgataaaaatcatcaatttgactgcaatttattcattgttagataggaaattgaataagctttccaacgcttcgaaccgggcgcaaatcggagttacggttctcaagttacgccatttttactaaaagctatTTTTTCAAGTTAGcgagttgggcgcgatgcgcgctggACAGAactcaaaattgcataaataggcgaaaatccgattttttaggttatgttttgggtatttttgaaccccaactcatcctaggtcatttttgggtagatttagcttggaaacaccattggagcttgtaaTCAGATGATcagaggtcgaatttctcatcgattggtgttgacaaaccaagaaatgtttggttcctcttcttctcttctctttgtatttctctttttggtgagtttgtatgtaaattactctaaacccatggatgtttgttgctttttctactagttgtataaagtttgctttacaaatcttaatcggcgtttttctgatctttttgcttaaatgctttggatttgtgttgttgtagaaatagacatcaaaaatcttgattagggggatatctgttagctttttattctagacataggattggggttaacatccacttaatatctgagtttaatgtctctgtgttgttcgatcgattGAGACATCgttgaaagagcaatatagttgaactctcgttggtgttgcagaaatggacattgatgtgagggatatgtggtgattttgacgagtattgtagattaagtacgacggagtgataaatctaagtttgtgaggagtagtttagattcaaaccagataagttagtctctatcaagaatgtattctttttatgttcatatgttatatttttcctgTTCTTACTTTAACCCATtgaacccaaactcaagaactaagaatgtgtcgaacggcaattcagtagcactaatctatgtggacacgataatttcccggataaatacttccaaaacttttgttgcttgccgatTTACCGCTCCAACAACTGTATTGTTATTTTGTGATGAGTGTTCAAAATATGGTGATTCGCGCTATAAGTTGAAGAACAACAATGGTGATGACAATGACGATATCAGTATGAAGCTTTCTCCTACTAAAGTGATATGGCACTTGCCAATAATTTCAAGGTTCAAAATACTTTTTGCTAATGCTAATGACACAAAAAATATAAGATGGTATGCAAACGAAAGAAAATGTGATAGAAAGATTCGCCATGTAGTTGATTCTTTGCACCggaagaaaattgattcattGTTTCTGGATTTTAGCCTTGAGCCAAGAAACCTTAGGCTTAGGCTTGCCATATATGAAATGAACCCCTTTGGTAATATGAGTACTAACCATTCTTCGTGGCCCGTTCTTCTTACAATTTATAACCTATCTCCTTGGTTGAGAATGAAGCACAAGTATATGATGTTAAGTATGATGATTTCTGGACTAAGAAAACCTAGAGTGACATAGATATTTATCTAAGTCCATTAATTGAAGATTTAAAACTTTTGTGGGACAAAGGTGTTGACGTTGATGATGCATATTCTGGTGAAAATTTTAAGATGCGTGCAATGTTATTTTACAGAATCAACAATTTTCCTGCATATGCAAATTTGGCTAGATATAGTATCAAAGAACATAATGTGTGTCCTATATGTGAATATGATACCTGTTTTCAGCAACTTGAGTTCGGAAAAAAGAATGTTTACATTGGGCATCATAAATTTCTAAAACCCAATCATCCTTATCGTAGATTGCAGAAGGCTTTTAACAGAGAGCAGGAGTACGAACGTGTTCCTAAACCTTTAACTGGCAATGAAGTTTATCAACGACAATAACACCTTAATGTTGTCTTTGGAAAGAATAAAAACGGTCCTGTTgagaaaaatatttggaaaatagATCAATTTTCTTTGAGCTTCGATAGTGGTCTAGTATTGATGTAAGATATTGTCTTGATGTGATGCATGTGTGTTCGCGCCTTTTTCGGGACCTTCACCTAGTCCTTTGAAATTTGTGAGCGGTTTATAGTAAAACTTTTAATTTATCCTAATTAGGAGGAAGGGGAAAATCTAAATCTACCCAGGAGTGcttaggtgtggggatttcacctaatatAGAGATTAGGGGTCCGGGAGGTTGGTTATATagagggaaggtattaacaccctaAGTATCCATAGTACTCTACGAGAACCCTTTGCTGTTTGTGTTTGAATTTGGTTTGATTGTTGCTTGATTATTggaaaagtttctcctttgtgatagGAGAGAGAATGAATTGAAGAATGACAGATGAACTGATTGTTTTTGGTGTTTTGTTTTCTCacaaagattccttgtgaatctcatgcctacatatccttaatggaagtcagagcttttttagttcggggaactaatatGGAAATGGATTGAATTTGGATGCCTTGttcaaagctcaaggttgaagcttgaattgaTATATATTTACAGAAAAGAGACAAGTCGTCATCTTAACGAAGAGATATCtttactattccaccacaaacattttgaagtgATAGAAAGGAGGTTCATTTCCTAAGAGAAGGACCTTACTTAGATgaagcaagtatgccagtcacagTCTCTCGAATGAAAGAACTGTTCTTTAACCATTTAAGTGAAGGACAACAAGTCCGGGTTTGAAATCCACAGAACATGCCACTTACATCACCTAAATGGGaaaataattggaaaataatTGATAATGTTTGCATGTTTGAATATGGTGTAATAGGAGAAATGTCTCTTCTGTAGAGGTGAATCATATCTCACTTATGTATAGAAGATCTTGAAATTTGACTTGCTTGCacaaggcccaagcttgaggcttaaatgAAAGTTTGAGACTGACTTTGTTAGAGATTTTCCCACTGGGAATTGTTTTGACTTGAAGGATTTATGTGTCTTGTACTAAtaccagaattgaggctgactctactgaggattacTCTGTTGAGTTTTTATTTGACTAAATGGTTTTATATATGTTCGGTACTAAGCCCAGAATTAAGGCTGACTCAGAGGGGAATTGATTTCTTTCTTGCATGAAATTCCATGATGTAGGTTAACTTTGAGGGGTTATATGAGCATGGTTTATATCTGTATGGTTGAGGTTGACTCTCCTAGGGGACAAAATGCTTTTTATTTAAAGTCCAAGATTGGAACTAACTCAACTGGGGAGAATATTTGGAAAATTGTATGATGATttgtgtcttgtacaaagcccaaaattgaggcaGACTCCGTGAGGAGTTTTGAAAGAATGTATTTTTGTATGAGAGTTGTTTtggtgtcttgtacaaagcccaagattgaggatATCTTGTGTTGGGGAGAAAATTTAGGAGGTTTGAATCCTTTGACCGTTGGAAGATAATGTTTTTcggtcttgtacaaagcccaaggttgaggctaactctgCTTGGAGAGACCGGTTTTCTGGAGACTATGGGTgactctattttctgccttgtacaaagcccaaggttgtggttgaCTCAGTGGGAAAAGACCCAAAGGTTTTGAATCTTTTTACTGTGGGAAGAATGTTTTCTGCcttatacaaagcccaaggttgtggatgACTTAGCTAAGGAAGAACTCTGGAGGTTGACACAGCTTGGGAAAATGGATTAAGGGATTTGAATCCTTTTGAC from Vicia villosa cultivar HV-30 ecotype Madison, WI linkage group LG4, Vvil1.0, whole genome shotgun sequence encodes the following:
- the LOC131598974 gene encoding uncharacterized protein LOC131598974 is translated as MAAEVSSLIRVLGGGGNGYKDEQHRTVGNESHGEKSTALITRDLLGGSGNESQELDLDLQVPTGWEKRLDLQSGKVYIQRCNTLPSSPISEMKSTAPKFQDLNFPSSQQSNVALNLFDETSLDLKLVSSTLPSNNYQSVCTLDKVKSALERAEKEPLRKRASFLKSSISTTSPSSYSSSSSSIRETTNHREEEESEEKMVSSPMAAGCPGCLSYVLIMKNNPKCPRCNSVVPIPIMKKPRIDLNISI